Below is a genomic region from Cloeon dipterum chromosome 2, ieCloDipt1.1, whole genome shotgun sequence.
TCGAACTGAGGCATCGGCGGCGGAGGAACTGCAATTTCATCAGCGAATTATGATTGTGTTATAACTTGAGGAAAAGCCGTTTTCCGTACGATCTGAGTAATATTGGTTTTGTTTCGGGTTTGGAGCCCAGCGCTGATTATTCTGATTCTTCCACGCCATAGTTGTTGATCAAAGTTCTCTTAAAATTACAtccaatgaatttaaattgaataatattcaAGAGTTTGACagttgttttgatttttggttGTGGTTGGATGTCTCCACAGTCCACACCTGACCCACTCTTTCACCGCAAGGTGGGCGCGGTCGAAAAGTGGGGAGTCATtctagttttgaattttatttgcgcgAAAGCCTCAAGGAATGGAAAACGACCGACAAGGCAAGACGAAATTGGCTTCCAATTGGTTAAATTAGACATTAGCTGAAAGCTCTTAACTTAGCCATTCCAACGGTGTAGATCTTGCAGATCGAAATTACAGAGCCCATAAGACACGTCGTTAAAGTGACTACACGAAAGATTTAATAATATCGATCGCTTGAGGGTTACCTTGCTGCCAAGGTTGGATTTCTCACCTGTTCTGATGGTTTTATTTGACCTCAGGGATGACCTCAGCATATGCAGATAATTGATTATGTTATATTATACTATTTGAATAATACAACTGATACTTGTaggaattaatgagaaaaatcattcttcaagttttttaattttatctaatttttcgTGCTAGTGCAATAACATTACATTGCAGCATCCAGAGCTGACTGCAAATCTGATGGCACCCAAATGTTTGTATTGCTCttgcaaataaacaaaacacttCGATCCAAATACACTTGGATTTTTCCACAGCGATACACTTGCTTGGCCTCGTGGTAACGATTCGGAATGGGCACGAACAGGATTCCCCGCTCCTCGCACTTTTTCTGGAGTAACTCCCTGAATCCATGTGGAATTTGCCCAGCGGTCCGCACCGCCTCAGCCATCAACTGCAAAAGAAGATAAATTTGAGTTCATGAAAAAGGgagaaacaatttaattttacctctTGAGCTTCTCGTTGCGTGGGAGGCGGCGGGGGTGGTGGGGCCGTGAGGAAGGCGAGACTTTGGTTTCGACTCACTGCGTCTGCTGCGCGGTTCATCAATTGCAATGCTTCCGTcagttttcctaaaaaattgattaaaatcgatttgaattcataaaaatttgtccCTCACCTTTCACTACTGGTTGATTCTTGATGAGTGTAGGGAACAGGTTCTTCCAGCCCAGGTACCAGTTTTTAATCTCATCAAAATTCGGACTGTGGCTCAACCACATAGTGAGCACATGCAGCCATTGTGGGAAGAAGAATTTCTCCAGCAACGTTGTCATCGCGTACAGGGGCAACAACTCGTTCCACTCAATCACCCAATTCCATTGGTCTGGAAATATCaaagcaaatataataaatgaaaCGTTTAAATTGATACGGCCTaatcgaaaatgaaaattgttaatcTAATAAGAAACTTTCCCTCCCTTGTCAGTTTATCTCAATTATAAGATTCTCGTACTATACTAAGGGATGCCAcccaaaagaaatttttctcaagcgttaaaaaaatgaaaatcaaaaaatcaattcgtcctggtcccggtaaaattgcgcaactttcaacaaccgaacgcgaatttccttgttgcaagaaaaggtcaacaatcaattcgaccatgaaaatttgggtgtttgttgaacgttgcgcaattttactgggaccaggacgaattgtgaaaataacaaaaatttaatataaaagcttgtttaaatattgttataaCCTCTACtatttgtataataaattCTCAAGGAAGTAAAACATccaattatatatatatatatatatttaaacaaattaccTAACATGGTATATTATAGTATGTcttattcctttaaaattttaaagggaaaaaggaagaacaaataaatttgatatttataatgaaataaattagacatACCTTGGCTTATatgtatgaaaatatttatgtttttctaTTGAAACGGTATTTAGTgtcatttgattatttaatttaattaaaatattatttacagaaAACATCCCACACATTCCTATAAAATGGGctgttcaaaatttatgtgAATTCTACGACGTACCCAATTGCTGGTGGTGTGGATTGATGACAAGCTCCTGCATGGCCTTTTGCAGCTTTGGCAGGATGTTGGTGACAAGGAAAGCATCCATATCACCTTGCGGAAAGACATTCTTCCAAGGCCGTAGCATGAGAAGCGCCGACTTGTCGGATGGGTGCCATGCGGTGAGCGCCGATGACAGTTTTCGCCTGATGACCGGGTAGACGTTGTCAATGAGCCGCTTTTCGGCAAACGGGATCCATGGGTGCAGCCACTGGTGCACGGGCACCACGTCCGTAAGCGGATTCCAGTTATCCACCTCCTGCTCTAGCCTTGGCATCACTAGGTTGTCCACCACCGAGTTCATGATCCAGCCAGGCACCACGCCCCGCCATGTCTCCAGCACGGCGATCATGCTTCCACTTTGCCTGCAGTTCCACTCACTGAAAAAAgggattttattgatttctgtggagaaaaagtaaaaacggGGATCGttttattaagtttaaaatttaatactgatTTACTTGGGTTATTGTGACCACTATTCTAGCCaaatcatttattattattatttaacgcaaaaatgaaattgttggataaattgtattattatttactgatctgttatttttaactaattttctcACTCCttttttagatttgaaaaagaaacagaataagaaaaaattcacCAGGCAGCAGTTCTAATGCTGGGCGTCCACGAACCCCAAACCAGGGTGTGGAAGGGGTCCTTGGCGGCGGCTGAGCTCAGCGTGTGGCTCTTTTCATTCTCAAGCACCCTCTGCCAGCGCCTAAATTCGGGCATCATGAAGGCCGGGTTCTCCAGGGGCTTCCAAAGTTTGAGTTTCTCTCGCAGAATGGGACTCACCAGGTTCGATGCCATCGTTCCCATTTCGTAAATTTCATAATCTGAGTTGTGCTTTTCctagaaaattattcattatttaatatcttatcaatattaaaaatagcaacgAACCTTCAGTTCTTTGATGCAATTGGCTGCCTTGTCCAGTGAGAGAGGCTTCTCGCACAGCTGCTCCATCAGTTGGAGCACTGACTCTGTACTTTCGATTTGCTTTCCCTGCGAGTCGATCACGTTGCCCAGTTTCTCCACTTCTTGCTCCATCACGATTTGTCGATCCTTGTTGCTCCTCACCTGCCTGTCTTTATCCAGAATGTCCTGCTCGCACATGGTGACGATCAGGTCCAGGTTGTGCATCAGTTCGGGCAGGTCAAAGTGGACCAGCTCTTCTTTGATGCCTTCATTTTCAATTGGTTTCCGCTGGCCTGCGATCGCATGGTAGCCGCTTAGCACTCTCTGCTCTGGGCCTGTCATGTCGATCACTTTTACCTTGCataaattgctgaaaaaggaggtattttatatgaaaatttatttcaaactgtgTATGACTTGTAGGAAGAATAAAgaaatgatcaaaataaacaaatacgttttgttaatattttgtagaaaaacaATGGTGATTGAATTGAGGAAAAAGTAGCAATATCAGAGCTCTCTTAGAAAGGCCCCTTTTTAGAGCCTCTGCTGAGCTATGAGCTACGTTCATACCTCTATATTAAAGGCAAAAAggcattaaaatcaaaattttagtgattgttagcttacattttgttttttcctttgatAGGCAATAACTAAAACTATCCCTTTTCACTGCAGCTATCCTTACCTGTAATCTTTGATTGAAGGACCGATTTTTCCTTTGCCCTCCTCAATGACCTGGTCTGCCGTCTTGTACACGTACTTCACCTTACTGGTTTTTTTCTTGATGGAGCTGTCTCCTTTTCGCCACTGAGACAGTTTGTCCTTGAACTCCTTAGCCTCCTCCTCGTCCGAATCAAGCTTCTCCTCCCGCTTCTGTCCAGCAACCCGCTGTCCCACCTCAGGTCCGTACGCTCCAATGGCGCCCCTGCCCTTTCTCACCGCTGCTTCAACTGGAGCAGAAATTCCCTGCAAGTTCTTGCCCAGACCTTTCCCAGGTTGGTAACCCATCTGgaacaatttttactgaaaataattcattaaataagtTAAGGATTCGCACCTGCATCAGCAGCTTGGCACCAATTCCCTTTGTGTGTTTTTCCCAACTGCCCACACCCTTTGACATCATGTTGCGGCTGGCCATATCGACGCCTTTCTTCCTCAAGCCGGCAATGTCTGCgtccatttcaaaatttctgctaGCCCCAAACCCAGACCTTCCAGATTTAGAACTGCCTGCAAAGCCGGAGCGCTTTCCCAGGCCAGAGCGATGAGAAGGCTCCTCATCACTGgagaaatatgttttaaaaaaactaacgATTATCATATACATatgcaagttaaaaatatgtaccTAGAAGAATTTTGGTGAGGGTCATCGTCTTCCTCCTCATCCTGATTTTCCTCTTTGGGTTTTTTCTCATCCTTTTTCCCTGCTTGCTGAACTCCACCAGCCACGAAACTGACTGGAGCCGTGTAGCTTTGTCTCTTTTTCGTGGTGTGAAAGCTGGGTTTTCTCGACGAACTGCCTGCTACATCATCATCACTGTCATCCGCCCAAATACCTaagaaattgattcaaatagAACATTGAACAAAACagctgattttgatttgatacATACCAtagatttgtttgtttt
It encodes:
- the sip1 gene encoding septin-interacting protein 1, coding for MSEDEVEKFEITDHDLESEFNPFRNRGRLSKNKQIYGIWADDSDDDVAGSSSRKPSFHTTKKRQSYTAPVSFVAGGVQQAGKKDEKKPKEENQDEEEDDDPHQNSSSDEEPSHRSGLGKRSGFAGSSKSGRSGFGASRNFEMDADIAGLRKKGVDMASRNMMSKGVGSWEKHTKGIGAKLLMQMGYQPGKGLGKNLQGISAPVEAAVRKGRGAIGAYGPEVGQRVAGQKREEKLDSDEEEAKEFKDKLSQWRKGDSSIKKKTSKVKYVYKTADQVIEEGKGKIGPSIKDYSNLCKVKVIDMTGPEQRVLSGYHAIAGQRKPIENEGIKEELVHFDLPELMHNLDLIVTMCEQDILDKDRQVRSNKDRQIVMEQEVEKLGNVIDSQGKQIESTESVLQLMEQLCEKPLSLDKAANCIKELKEKHNSDYEIYEMGTMASNLVSPILREKLKLWKPLENPAFMMPEFRRWQRVLENEKSHTLSSAAAKDPFHTLVWGSWTPSIRTAACEWNCRQSGSMIAVLETWRGVVPGWIMNSVVDNLVMPRLEQEVDNWNPLTDVVPVHQWLHPWIPFAEKRLIDNVYPVIRRKLSSALTAWHPSDKSALLMLRPWKNVFPQGDMDAFLVTNILPKLQKAMQELVINPHHQQLDQWNWVIEWNELLPLYAMTTLLEKFFFPQWLHVLTMWLSHSPNFDEIKNWYLGWKNLFPTLIKNQPVVKGKLTEALQLMNRAADAVSRNQSLAFLTAPPPPPPPTQREAQELMAEAVRTAGQIPHGFRELLQKKCEERGILFVPIPNRYHEAKQVYRCGKIQVYLDRSVLFICKSNTNIWVPSDLQSALDAAM